Genomic window (Propionibacteriaceae bacterium ZF39):
CGAGGAAGCGGGCGGTACGCCCGACCTGTTCTCCCCCGACGGCTTCGTCGCGGGCCAGATGATCGCTCATGCCGCCGCGCAGGGTGACGACGTGGACGCCATGGTCGGCGCACTCGAGGGTTGGTCGTTCGACGGACCCAAGGGCAAGACCACGGTCCGCGCCTCGGATCACGCCCTCCTCCAGCCGATGTATCAGGTGAAGCTCGTCGCCGACGGCAGCGCGTGGAAGCCCGAGCTCATCAAGGAGATCCCGGCCGACGAGGTCGCCCCGCCGGAGAAGAAGATCCAGTGAGCGATGCACCGACGACCGCCGGGACACCGTCCCGCCCCGGTCCTCCGGACACCGGCGCAGCAGCGGCCCTCGAGGTCCGTGACCTCTCCTGGCAGGTCGGTGGGGCGAAGATCGTGCGAGAAGTCACGTTCGCCGTCGCTCCCGGCGAGTTCGTGGGAGTGATCGGCCCCAACGGGGCCGGCAAGACGTCGCTGTTCAACCTGATCTCCGGGATCAACCCCATCAGTGGCGGCCGGGTCCTGCTGGCAGGTCGCGACATCACCGGGGATTCGATCGCGGCGCGGGCGAAGGCGGGGCTGGGGCGCACGTTCCAGACCTCCAGCCTGTTCCCGCGGTTGTCGGTGCGTGAAAACGTTCGTATCGCCGCCCAGCAACAGCTCGGCGGCAACCTCTCGGTGGTCCGGTTTCCCCGTCGCGGGGACCGGGCCACCGAGCTGGCCGACCAGCACTTGGCCACCGTAGACCTGACCAAACACGACACAGCCGCCGGTGATCTCTCCCACGGCGACAAGCGCAAACTCGAGATCGCCATGCTGCTGGCCACTGACCCCCAGGTGATCCTGCTCGATGAGCCGATGGCAGGCGTCAACTCCAGCGATGTCCCGGGCCTGACCGAGGTCATCCGCGGCCTCCACCGCTCGGGGAGCACCGTGCTCATGGTCGAACACCACATCGATGTCGTCCTCGGCCTCGCCGACCGCGTGGCCGTCATGCATCACGGCGAGCTGATCGCGATCGACAGCCCCGACCGCATCATGGCCAACGAAACAGTGCAGAGCGCCTATCTGGGAGGGGTCGCATGAGTGCGCACGACCGGGCCGATTCGGCGCACGACCGGGGCGATTCGGCGCACGACCGGGCCGAGTCGGCGCAGGACCGCGCCGATTCGAGTACCCCGATTCTCACGGTGGCCGGGTTGTCCGCCCACATCGGCGGCCAGCAGGTGGTGGAGCAGGTCGATTTCGAGGTGCCGCCCCTCGGGGTGACGGCGGTCCTCGGCCGCAACGGCGTGGGCAAGACCTCGACCATCAAGGCCATCCTCGGCCTCATCGATCGCAAGGGCGAGGTGACGTTCGCCGGCCAGCGCATCGACCACGAACCCACCCATCGCATCGTCCAGCGCGGTGTCGGCTATGTCCCGGAAGACCGTGAGGTCTTCGGTTCGCTCACCGTCGCCGAGAACCTCAAGCTCGCGACACGCACCGACAACCCCCGCACCGACCTCGTCGACAAGCTCTTCCCCGAGCTGCGCCAGCGCGCCCAGCAACGCGCTGGCACGCTCTCGGGAGGTCAGCAGCAGATGGTGTCGCTCGCGCGGGCGCTCATCAACCCCAACAAGCTCCTCCTCGTCGACGAGCCGACCAAGGGCCTCGCGCCCAAGATCGTCACCGAGGTCGCCGAAGCCCTGGCCGAGGCCTCCGCCACGACGCCGGTCCTGCTCGTCGAACAGAACCTCACCGTGGTCGAACGCCTCGCGCAACGGGTCATCGTCATCGACTCGGGCCGCGTGGTCCACACCGGCGGTGCCGCGGAACTATTCGCCGATCCGGACCAGATCCAGCGCCTGCTGGGCGTACACACCGAAACCAGCGAGGAGAACCCGGCGCAGTGAGCACCATCATCCTTCTCCTGATCACTGGCCTCGGCCTGGGAGCGCTCTATTTCCTGGTGTCCTCGGGCCTGTCCCTCATCTATGGCCTGATGGGCGTGCTCAACTTCGCCCACGGGTCGTTCCTCACCCTCGCGGCCTTCACCGGCTGGTCGATCGCCCGCCGGATGGGCCCGGATTCGTGGGGTTCGTTCGCTGTGGCCCTGTTGGCCGGCGCCGTCGTCGGCGCGCTCTTCGCCGCAGCGACCGAGCTGATTCTGGTGAGACCCCTCTACAAGCGCCACATCGAACAGGTCCTGGTGACCGTCGGCCTCGCGCTGGCCACGGTCGCGCTGTTCGAGGGCATCTGGGGACCCGACCCGATCTTCATCTCCGGCCCGGCCTGGATGAAGCAGGTCACGGTGGTCCTCGGCGCGCCGATCCCCAACGACCGGTTCGTCTCGATCGCGGGGGCCGTCATCGTCCTGGTCGCCATCGTGCTGTTCCTCAACAAGACCCGCTATGGCCTTATCATCCGTGCCGGGGTCGAGAACCGGTCGATGGTCACCGCGCTCGGCATCGACGTGCGCAAGGCGTTCACGCTGGTCTTCTCGATCGGCGGCGCGGCCGCGGGCATCGGCGGCGTGCTCGCCTCGCAATATTTCGGTTATGTCTCCCCCGCCCTGGGCGCCTCGCTGCTGATCTTCGCGTTCATCGTGACCGTCATCGGCGGTCTCGGCTCGCTGGCCGGCGCGGCCATCGCGTCGGTCCTGGTCGCGGTGCTCCAGCAGTTCGCCAACTACTACCTCGGCATCGGCGATGTCATCGTGGTGCTCCTCCTGGCCGCCGTGCTGCTGATCCGGCCGAAGGGCATCCTCGGAAAGCAGGCAGCATGAGCACGCGCGCACCGGCGCAGACCCGCCCGGCCCTCCCCCTCCGCCCGATCATCGGCGCGGCGGTGGTCGTCCTCCTGGCGGTCCTCCCGCTCCTGGCCATCCCGGGCCTGGGGATCCTGCCGGGACCGACCTATACGCCGGGTTCGCTCCACCTGCTGGCCATGTGCTGGCTCATCGCGGGGCTCGCGCTGTCCTATCACCTGTTGTTCGGCGTCGCAGGGCTCCTGAGCTTCGGTCACGCGCTCTATTTCGGCGTCGGCGTCTATGGCCTGGGCATCGTGCTCGCGCGGACAGACCTGCCGCTGATCCCGGCGGCCGCGCTCGTCCTCGTCGGCGGCATCATCGTCGCCCACATCATCGGCGCGATCAGTCTCCGTGTCACGGGCATCTCGTTCGCGATGGTCACCCTGGCCTTCGCGCAGGCGGGCAACGTGCTCGTCCGGCGCAACCCCGGCCACACGACCGGTGGCGAGGAGGGCCTGGCGCTCGCCACGGCCGGCGTACCCGATGCCCTCATCGGCGTCGTCAACACCCGCAACCTCTATTGGCTCGCCCTCGGCGTACTCGTGATCGTCTATCTCGTGGTCAGGTGGATCGAGCGGTCGCGCGCCGGTCACCTGATCGCGGCGACGCGCGAGAACGAGATGCGCGTACGCGTGCTCGGCGGCAGCCCCTATGTCACCAAGCTGGTGACCTTCGTGATCGCGGCCACGCTCGCGACCGTCGTCGGCATGGTCTATCTCCTGCTCCAGTCCGGAGCCCAGCCCAGGGCCACCTCCGCCGACTTCACGCTCACGCTGCTGGTCATGGTGGTGCTCGGCGGTGTCGGAAGCCGGGCCGGGGCCGTGATCGGCGCAGTGCTCTATACGCTGCTCGACCAGCGCCTCGGCACCCTCGCGTCCTCCCCGGCCATCGCCAACCTGCCGCCGATCCTCCACGTGCCGCTGTCGGAACCCTTGTTCATCCTCGGAACCCTGTTCATTCTGGTTGTGTTGTTCCTGCCGGGGGGCTTGTCGGGGGCGCTCAACCGGTTCAATCCGCGGCGCAAGGATCGGCCTGACCCGCGGGAGACCCTCGAGGAGGTCGTATGAGCAGCCAGCACACGCTCGTCCGCTGGATCGCAGACCGGGCCAGGGCGATCCCCGAGGCCGTCGCGATCGATGACCGGTCCGGCCTGACCACCTATGCCGAGTTGTACGCCCGGTCCCGCGCAACGGCGGTTGCGCTGTCGGCCGCCGGTTATGGACGCGGCGATCGCATCCTCACCCTGACCGGCAACAGCACCGACCACATCGTGCTCTTCTTCGCCTGCGCCGACCTCGGCATCGCGCTGATCCCGCTCAACTGGCGGCTCACCCCGGTCGAGATCGCGCACCAAGTCGAGCAGTCCGATCCCCACCTGGTGGTGGTCGAGGACGACTATGCCGACCTGGGCGAGGCATCCCGGGCCCGGTTGGAAACCCCGCCGCCGTGGATGACGTTCGCCGACCTGACCACCCCGCCGGCTCGCACGTCCGACGAGCCTCCGCTCCCCGGGCCCGCCGAGGACGACGATGTCATTCTCGTGCTGTTCACCTCGGGCAGTTCGGGCCTGCCCAAGGCCGCCCAGCTGACCCAGGCCAACTGCTTCTGGAACAACCTGTCCTTCTCCCGGACGATCCCGATGACCGACAACGATGTCGTGCTGACGGTGCTCCCGCAGTTCCACTCCGGCGGGTGGAATGTGCAGACACTGCTGGCGTTCTGGGTCGGCGCGACGCTGGTGCTGGAGCGCCAGTTCGACGCCGCCCGCATCCTGCACCTGATCGAGGACCGGGGCGTGACGACCCTGATGGGCGTACCCACGACCTATCAACTCCTCGCCGACCATCCCGACTTCGATGACACCGACCTGACCAGCCTCGGCACGGTCGTCGTGGGTGGAGGGCCGATGCCGGTGCCGTTGCTGCGCACGTGGCACGCGCGTGATGTCGAGCTCTGTCAGGGCTATGGGCTGACCGAGGCCTCCCCCAACGTGCTCTGCCTTCCCGCGCGCTATGCCACGACCCACAT
Coding sequences:
- a CDS encoding branched-chain amino acid ABC transporter permease, which translates into the protein MSTIILLLITGLGLGALYFLVSSGLSLIYGLMGVLNFAHGSFLTLAAFTGWSIARRMGPDSWGSFAVALLAGAVVGALFAAATELILVRPLYKRHIEQVLVTVGLALATVALFEGIWGPDPIFISGPAWMKQVTVVLGAPIPNDRFVSIAGAVIVLVAIVLFLNKTRYGLIIRAGVENRSMVTALGIDVRKAFTLVFSIGGAAAGIGGVLASQYFGYVSPALGASLLIFAFIVTVIGGLGSLAGAAIASVLVAVLQQFANYYLGIGDVIVVLLLAAVLLIRPKGILGKQAA
- a CDS encoding branched-chain amino acid ABC transporter permease produces the protein MSTRAPAQTRPALPLRPIIGAAVVVLLAVLPLLAIPGLGILPGPTYTPGSLHLLAMCWLIAGLALSYHLLFGVAGLLSFGHALYFGVGVYGLGIVLARTDLPLIPAAALVLVGGIIVAHIIGAISLRVTGISFAMVTLAFAQAGNVLVRRNPGHTTGGEEGLALATAGVPDALIGVVNTRNLYWLALGVLVIVYLVVRWIERSRAGHLIAATRENEMRVRVLGGSPYVTKLVTFVIAATLATVVGMVYLLLQSGAQPRATSADFTLTLLVMVVLGGVGSRAGAVIGAVLYTLLDQRLGTLASSPAIANLPPILHVPLSEPLFILGTLFILVVLFLPGGLSGALNRFNPRRKDRPDPRETLEEVV
- a CDS encoding ABC transporter ATP-binding protein, yielding MSDAPTTAGTPSRPGPPDTGAAAALEVRDLSWQVGGAKIVREVTFAVAPGEFVGVIGPNGAGKTSLFNLISGINPISGGRVLLAGRDITGDSIAARAKAGLGRTFQTSSLFPRLSVRENVRIAAQQQLGGNLSVVRFPRRGDRATELADQHLATVDLTKHDTAAGDLSHGDKRKLEIAMLLATDPQVILLDEPMAGVNSSDVPGLTEVIRGLHRSGSTVLMVEHHIDVVLGLADRVAVMHHGELIAIDSPDRIMANETVQSAYLGGVA
- a CDS encoding ABC transporter ATP-binding protein, translated to MSAHDRADSAHDRGDSAHDRAESAQDRADSSTPILTVAGLSAHIGGQQVVEQVDFEVPPLGVTAVLGRNGVGKTSTIKAILGLIDRKGEVTFAGQRIDHEPTHRIVQRGVGYVPEDREVFGSLTVAENLKLATRTDNPRTDLVDKLFPELRQRAQQRAGTLSGGQQQMVSLARALINPNKLLLVDEPTKGLAPKIVTEVAEALAEASATTPVLLVEQNLTVVERLAQRVIVIDSGRVVHTGGAAELFADPDQIQRLLGVHTETSEENPAQ
- a CDS encoding AMP-binding protein encodes the protein MSSQHTLVRWIADRARAIPEAVAIDDRSGLTTYAELYARSRATAVALSAAGYGRGDRILTLTGNSTDHIVLFFACADLGIALIPLNWRLTPVEIAHQVEQSDPHLVVVEDDYADLGEASRARLETPPPWMTFADLTTPPARTSDEPPLPGPAEDDDVILVLFTSGSSGLPKAAQLTQANCFWNNLSFSRTIPMTDNDVVLTVLPQFHSGGWNVQTLLAFWVGATLVLERQFDAARILHLIEDRGVTTLMGVPTTYQLLADHPDFDDTDLTSLGTVVVGGGPMPVPLLRTWHARDVELCQGYGLTEASPNVLCLPARYATTHIGSAGKPYPYVDCAVADPATGEILEGAATGELLVGGPGVFPGYFRDDEATARVFRDGWLLTGDLVERDENGFYTIVDRIKDMYISGGENVSPVEVEATLSLHEAVQAVAVIGIPDDRWGEVGKAFVVCREESGTSEDDLRAYCAERLAKFKVPKSIEFVAQLPYNSMNKIRRFSLRDAEKEKTEQPTGDT